In Candidatus Thermoplasmatota archaeon, the following proteins share a genomic window:
- a CDS encoding FeoA family protein: protein MATLQPGKKAVISGMKGGTGFKINLRTRGIREGKIVEVVTAHPLRAPIVIRIDGKGTSIGRGMASKIFVNVGNV, encoded by the coding sequence TTGGCAACTCTTCAGCCAGGTAAAAAAGCGGTAATATCGGGAATGAAAGGAGGAACTGGCTTCAAGATAAATTTGAGAACGAGGGGTATAAGGGAAGGTAAAATTGTTGAGGTTGTAACGGCACATCCACTGCGGGCCCCAATCGTGATACGGATAGATGGAAAAGGCACTTCCATAGGGCGGGGGATGGCAAGCAAAATTTTTGTGAATGTAGGAAATGTTTAA
- a CDS encoding alanine--glyoxylate aminotransferase family protein, which translates to MHQKLFTPGPSEVRMEILQAMATPQIHHRSKEFSQLYADLQPKLQKLLYTQNPVLLFMSSSTGAMESAVINGVKKKCLNLVNGAFSKRWHKITEMNGIPCDMLSIEWDKAIKPEMVEEKLETGEYDAVALVFNETSTGMMNPLEDISEVIKKYPDVFFFVDAVSAMGGARIEVDRFGIDMCLAGVQKCFALPSGIAVASVSDRLIKRAGEVNRGYYFNLPLMYKYHLKNQTRVTPAISQIIALNAQMDYIINEEGLENRFARHEKMAKIVQEWARKYFDIYPERGYESKTLTCIRNTRGISVKELNDELAKHYMRISNGYGDLKEKTFRIAHMGDLQVQDIYGLLDVIEEILDL; encoded by the coding sequence ATGCATCAGAAATTATTTACTCCTGGGCCAAGCGAAGTGAGGATGGAAATTTTGCAGGCGATGGCAACACCCCAGATACATCACCGTTCTAAAGAATTTTCCCAACTTTATGCAGACCTCCAGCCAAAACTGCAAAAATTGTTGTATACACAAAATCCGGTGCTATTATTCATGTCTTCCTCTACAGGGGCCATGGAATCGGCAGTAATAAACGGCGTTAAAAAGAAATGTTTAAATCTTGTAAATGGGGCTTTCTCAAAAAGATGGCATAAGATAACAGAAATGAATGGCATTCCATGCGATATGTTGAGTATTGAATGGGATAAAGCGATAAAGCCCGAGATGGTTGAGGAAAAACTGGAAACGGGAGAATATGATGCGGTAGCTCTTGTATTTAACGAGACGTCTACGGGAATGATGAATCCATTGGAAGATATATCGGAGGTCATTAAAAAGTATCCGGACGTTTTCTTTTTTGTTGATGCGGTTTCTGCAATGGGTGGAGCCAGAATAGAAGTAGATAGGTTTGGCATAGATATGTGTCTCGCCGGCGTCCAGAAATGTTTTGCTTTGCCATCTGGTATAGCCGTTGCATCTGTAAGCGATAGGCTGATCAAAAGAGCCGGGGAAGTGAATAGAGGCTATTATTTCAATCTCCCGTTGATGTATAAGTACCATCTTAAAAATCAGACGAGGGTGACACCGGCAATATCGCAGATAATTGCACTGAATGCTCAAATGGATTACATAATAAACGAGGAAGGCCTGGAAAACAGATTTGCAAGGCATGAGAAGATGGCAAAGATTGTGCAGGAATGGGCAAGGAAATATTTTGATATTTATCCGGAAAGGGGGTACGAATCAAAAACGCTTACGTGCATTAGAAATACCAGGGGCATATCTGTAAAGGAACTGAATGATGAACTGGCAAAGCACTACATGCGCATTTCAAATGGATATGGCGACTTGAAGGAAAAAACATTCAGGATAGCCCACATGGGAGATCTGCAGGTCCAGGACATATACGGCCTGCTCGATGTCATAGAAGAAATACTCGACCTATAA
- a CDS encoding 5-formyltetrahydrofolate cyclo-ligase — protein sequence MSEKNEIRKRLLGRRNSLSIIEIFERSNLVMSNIYGMEDFVKAEVVLPYISFGTEVNTHGLIRSLIGNKKVLVPVVTDRKKREIILSELRDWKELSSGAYGILEPRKGYARERGANEVDISIIPGIAFDTDGNRIGYGGGYYDKLLKRVAGIKVGIAYDFQVLERIPNEGHDVRVDKVVTEKMIIDTK from the coding sequence ATGTCAGAAAAAAATGAGATAAGGAAAAGGCTGCTGGGTAGGAGAAATTCTCTTTCTATAATAGAAATTTTTGAAAGAAGTAATTTAGTGATGAGCAATATTTACGGTATGGAAGATTTTGTAAAGGCGGAAGTTGTCCTGCCGTACATTTCATTTGGCACGGAAGTGAACACACATGGGCTTATACGCTCTCTCATAGGAAATAAAAAAGTTCTTGTTCCTGTTGTGACGGACAGAAAAAAAAGGGAAATAATTTTATCTGAGTTGAGAGACTGGAAAGAATTATCATCTGGTGCCTATGGGATTCTTGAGCCGAGAAAAGGATACGCAAGGGAGAGAGGGGCAAATGAAGTTGATATCTCTATTATCCCCGGGATAGCGTTTGATACCGATGGCAATAGGATAGGATATGGAGGGGGATATTATGATAAATTGTTGAAAAGGGTGGCAGGGATAAAAGTTGGCATTGCCTATGACTTCCAGGTTCTGGAGAGAATACCAAATGAAGGACATGATGTCAGGGTGGATAAGGTTGTGACAGAGAAAATG